One Nerophis lumbriciformis linkage group LG19, RoL_Nlum_v2.1, whole genome shotgun sequence DNA segment encodes these proteins:
- the smg7 gene encoding nonsense-mediated mRNA decay factor SMG7 isoform X1, with protein sequence MSLCSQYLRQAEAMKADITACCADSKLGVAEAWTSRQALQDLYQKMLVTDLEYALDKKVEQDLWNHAFKNQITTLQSQAKNRANPNRSEVQANLSLFLEAASGFYTQLLQELCTVFNVDLPCRVKSSQLGIISNGQNNSSAIVTPQPSSCLYICQHCLVHLGDIARYRNQTSQAESYYRHAAQLVPSNGQPYNQLAILASSKGDHLTTIFYYCRSIAVKFPFPAASTNLQKALSKALESREDVRSKWSVSDFIKAFVKFHGYVYLAKGVDQLDTLRERLEEHFQRLILQKAFNSQQLVHITVINLFELHHLRELAADGAEQQASWFQLLGLFMSFLGVMCSWVLHNKNRDEEVAGECPLPAIKVSLDWLRLRPGVFREAAVDQRQHVWPWLVSILNSFQPKDHHVSSSSVMPLPEEFELQGFLALRPALRSLDFTMGHQGFPAGRDVLLLRTRHQRLITLGKWVADNQPELIQCRLGEDGLLLFITDIPEQAIEEPPEKEPCVLQEASNGEQIIGEGGNARLKSVLSGGKAQNSGLDGADRPVVTFKENIKPREHSHEPSAVPHQKDGVKERRDVAKGNGISGKSELKRDGKRKCDMKKICQEKVGDAGKQVKAQTELRKTPVSEAKKTAANQSQATCSSQFIPIHHPGAFPPLPSRPGFPPSAFVIPSPVAFPGLQVNSGFTFPSGVSAPGTFLQTAVHTQTGSQVQSGKQSHIPYSQQRPSGPTQGPGSSGQGPVTPGPLQGQQSPTKPVQQVGMGKSPPHHLGLQQPFLQIQDQQMWSQSQAALQKIPAMPMSLKQHAFYLAPQDPVKVYEHHLASHTANIDKKMKFPPYWDPSFRMVDGPSSMADRMKRPQMVGPRQDAGAPRGPLFEDNKSLPLLPPDLLKTLADFEEEEELVFSKPPDFFQALASPLSTLPGPNIFLPNQTRTESGPQVGSHSPSFLPMSGLPLQEYNQNSIFSQAYGKNLAASAKPDTPMMHQEPSLYSLFEYTPWSPSIHASSDHSTPASQSPHSSNPSSLPSSPPTHNHIATPFGPIGTPDSRERRTVDRWKAEKPGGLSGFGLDYLQASSTSDSGWHQPPPAKSSWTNQESPMEESSSTVLLDSFKSIWSSSMMQPGPSALEQLLQQQKQQRGHGAMNPPH encoded by the exons CGTGTTGTGCAGACTCCAAGCTGGGAGTAGCCGAGGCGTGGACGTCTCGCCAGGCTCTTCAGGACCTGTACCAGAAGATGCTGGTCACAGACCTGGAGTATGCCTTGGACAAGAAGGTGGAGCAGGACCT GTGGAACCACGCCTTCAAGAACCAGATCACCACCTTGCAGAGCCAGGCCAAAAACCGAGCCAATCCAAACCGCAGCGAGGTGCAGGCCAATCTCTCGTTGTTCTTGGAGGCGGCCAGCGGCTTTTACACTCAA TTGTTACAGGAGCTTTGCACCGTCTTCAACGTGGACCTGCCGTGTCGTGTCAAGTCGTCCCAACTCGGCATTATCAGCAACGGACAAAATAACAGCAGCGCCATTGTCACGCCGCAGCCAAGCTCATGCTTGTACATCTGCCAGCATTGTCTCGTGCACCTGGGCGACATCG CACGCTACCGCAACCAGACCAGCCAGGCAGAGTCGTACTACCGGCATGCCGCTCAGCTGGTCCCGTCCAATG GTCAGCCATATAACCAGTTGGCCATCCTGGCGTCCTCCAAAGGAGACCACCTGACCACCATCTTCTACTACTGCCGCAGCATCGCAGTCAAGTTTCCGTTCCCAGCAGCATCCACCAACCTGCAGAAGGCACTGTCCAAGGCTCTGGAAAG CCGCGAGGATGTGAGAAGCAAGTGGAGCGTGTCGGACTTCATCAAGGCCTTTGTCAAGTTCCACGGCTATGTGTACCTGGCCAAGGGTGTGGACCAGCTGGACACTCTAAGGGAGCGCCTGGAAGAGCACTTCCAG AGGCTGATCCTCCAGAAGGCCTTCAACTCTCAGCAGCTGGTCCACATCACCGTCATCAACCTGTTTGAGCTGCACCACCTTAGAGAGCTGGCAGCCGACGGCGCAGAGCAGCAGGCCAGCTGGTTCCAGCTGCTCGGCCTATTCA TGTCCTTCCTGGGGGTCATGTGCAGTTGGGTTCTGCACAACAAGAACCGGGATGAGGAGGTGGCTGGTGAGTGTCCTCTGCCGGCCATCAAAGTTTCTTTGGACTGGCTCAGGCTAAGACCCGGCGTGTTCCGCGAGGCCGCAGTGGACCAGAGGCAGCA TGTGTGGCCATGGCTGGTCTCCATCCTCAACAGCTTCCAGCCCAAAGACCACCATGTGTCCAGCTCCTCAG TGATGCCGCTGCCAGAAGAGTTTGAGCTTCAAGGCTTCCTGGCGCTTCGACCTGCTCTAAG GTCCCTGGACTTCACCATGGGTCACCAGGGCTTCCCAGCGGGCCGCGATGTTCTGCTTCTCCGCACCAGACATCAGAGGCTCATCACTTTGGGAAAGTGGGTTGCTGACAACCAACCCGA ATTGATACAATGTCGCCTTGGCGAAGACGGCCTCCTCCTCTTCATCACCGACATTCCCGAACAGGCCATTGAGGAGCCTCCAGAGAAGGAGCCGTGTGTGCTGCAGGAGGCCTCCAATGGAGAGCAGATCATCGGCGAGGGCGGGAACGCCCGTCTCAAGTCTGTGCTCTCGGGGGGAAAGGCTCAGAATTCGGGGTTGGATGGTGCTGACCGACCCGTCGTCACCTTCAAGGAAAACATCAAACCACGAGAACATAGCCACGAGCCGTCTGCCGTCCCTCATCAGAAAGATGGTGTAAAGGAGCGCCGTGATGTTGCCAAAGGCAATGGGATTTCTGGGAAAAGCGAGCTGAAGCGAGACGGGAAGAGGAAGTGTGACATGAAGAAAATTTGTCAGGAGAAAGTTGGAGATGCTGGAAAACAG gTGAAAGCTCAGACAGAATTGAGGAAGACTCCGGTCTCTGAGGCCAAGAAGACTGCTGCTAATCAAAGTCAAGCCACCTGCTCGTCCCAGTTTATCCCAATTCATCATCCTGGGGCCTTTCCACCGCTGCCTAGTCGACCTG GTTTCCCACCGTCGGCCTTCGTCATCCCTTCCCCTGTGGCGTTTCCGGGATTGCAAGTGAATTCGGGCTTCACTTTCCCTTCAGGGGTGTCCGCCCCGGGAACCTTCCTGCAGACGGCTGTGCACACGCAGACGGGCTCGCAGGTCCAGAGTGGAAAGCAATCCCACATTCCTTACAGTCAACAGAGGCCATCAGGTCCGACTCAGGGGCCGGGCTCCTCGGGCCAGGGTCCCGTGACCCCGGGCCCCCTCCAGGGCCAACAGTCTCCCACCAAGCCCGTCCAGCAGGTCGGGATGGGCAAAAGTCCGCCCCACCATTTGGGCCTGCAGCAG CCTTTCCTGCAGATCCAGGACCAGCAGATGTGGAGTCAAAGTCAAGCAGCGCTCCAAAAAATTCCGGCCATGCCGATGTCGCTAAAGCAGCATGCGTTCTACTTGGCACCTCAGGACCCCGTTAAAGTGTATGAGCACCACTTGGCGTCTCATACAGCCAACATAGACAAGAAGATGAAGTTCCCGCCCTATTGGGACCCCTCCTTCCGAATGGTTGATGGCCCGTCCTCCATGGCCGACAGGATGAAGAGGCCTCAGATGGTGGGTCCAAGGCAGGATGCCGGCGCACCCAGAGGACCTCTGTTTGAG GACAACAAGAGCTTGCCTCTTCTCCCTCCTGACCTCTTAAAAACTCTAGCTGATtttgaggaagaggaggagctcGTCTTTTCTAAGCCACCTGATTTCTTCCAGGCTTTGGCCAGCCCTCTTAGCACACTTCCTGGACCAAACATCTTT CTACCAAACCAGACCAGGACGGAGAGCGGCCCGCAGGTGGGCAGCCATTCACCTTCCTTCCTACCCATGTCTGGCCTCCCCCTGCAG GAGTACAACCAGAACAGCATCTTCAGTCAGGCCTACGGGAAGAACCTGGCAGCCAGCGCAAAGCCTGACACTCCCATGATGCACCAGGAGCCATCACTCTACTCGCTCTTTGAGTATACACCCTGGTCCCCCTCCATCCACGCCAGCTCAG ATCACTCTACGCCGGCCAGTCAATCGCCTCATTCGTCCAACCCCAGCAGCCTGCCAAGCTCCCCGCCCACTCACAACCACATAGCCACGCCGTTCGGGCCCATCGGCACACCAGACAGCCGAGAGCGGCGCACGGTGGACCGCTGGAAGGCTGAGAAGCCAG GGGGATTAAGCGGCTTCGGTCTGGACTACCTGCAGGCCTCCTCTACTTCGGACAGCGGCTGGCACCAACCGCCTCCCGCCAAGAGCTCCTGGACCAATCAGGAGTCTCCAATGGAAGAGTCATCCTCCACAGTGCTGCTGGACAGCTTTAAG TCCATCTGGTCCAGCTCCATGATGCAGCCCGGCCCGTCGGCACTGGAGCAGCTGCTGCAGCAGCAAAAGCAGCAGCGAGGTCATGGCGCCATGAACCCGCCTCACTGA
- the smg7 gene encoding nonsense-mediated mRNA decay factor SMG7 isoform X3, which translates to MSLCSQYLRQAEAMKADITACCADSKLGVAEAWTSRQALQDLYQKMLVTDLEYALDKKVEQDLWNHAFKNQITTLQSQAKNRANPNRSEVQANLSLFLEAASGFYTQLLQELCTVFNVDLPCRVKSSQLGIISNGQNNSSAIVTPQPSSCLYICQHCLVHLGDIARYRNQTSQAESYYRHAAQLVPSNGQPYNQLAILASSKGDHLTTIFYYCRSIAVKFPFPAASTNLQKALSKALESREDVRSKWSVSDFIKAFVKFHGYVYLAKGVDQLDTLRERLEEHFQRLILQKAFNSQQLVHITVINLFELHHLRELAADGAEQQASWFQLLGLFMSFLGVMCSWVLHNKNRDEEVAGECPLPAIKVSLDWLRLRPGVFREAAVDQRQHVWPWLVSILNSFQPKDHHVSSSSVMPLPEEFELQGFLALRPALRSLDFTMGHQGFPAGRDVLLLRTRHQRLITLGKWVADNQPELIQCRLGEDGLLLFITDIPEQAIEEPPEKEPCVLQEASNGEQIIGEGGNARLKSVLSGGKAQNSGLDGADRPVVTFKENIKPREHSHEPSAVPHQKDGVKERRDVAKGNGISGKSELKRDGKRKCDMKKICQEKVGDAGKQVKAQTELRKTPVSEAKKTAANQSQATCSSQFIPIHHPGAFPPLPSRPGFPPSAFVIPSPVAFPGLQVNSGFTFPSGVSAPGTFLQTAVHTQTGSQVQSGKQSHIPYSQQRPSGPTQGPGSSGQGPVTPGPLQGQQSPTKPVQQVGMGKSPPHHLGLQQPFLQIQDQQMWSQSQAALQKIPAMPMSLKQHAFYLAPQDPVKVYEHHLASHTANIDKKMKFPPYWDPSFRMVDGPSSMADRMKRPQMVGPRQDAGAPRGPLFELPNQTRTESGPQVGSHSPSFLPMSGLPLQEYNQNSIFSQAYGKNLAASAKPDTPMMHQEPSLYSLFEYTPWSPSIHASSDHSTPASQSPHSSNPSSLPSSPPTHNHIATPFGPIGTPDSRERRTVDRWKAEKPGGLSGFGLDYLQASSTSDSGWHQPPPAKSSWTNQESPMEESSSTVLLDSFKSIWSSSMMQPGPSALEQLLQQQKQQRGHGAMNPPH; encoded by the exons CGTGTTGTGCAGACTCCAAGCTGGGAGTAGCCGAGGCGTGGACGTCTCGCCAGGCTCTTCAGGACCTGTACCAGAAGATGCTGGTCACAGACCTGGAGTATGCCTTGGACAAGAAGGTGGAGCAGGACCT GTGGAACCACGCCTTCAAGAACCAGATCACCACCTTGCAGAGCCAGGCCAAAAACCGAGCCAATCCAAACCGCAGCGAGGTGCAGGCCAATCTCTCGTTGTTCTTGGAGGCGGCCAGCGGCTTTTACACTCAA TTGTTACAGGAGCTTTGCACCGTCTTCAACGTGGACCTGCCGTGTCGTGTCAAGTCGTCCCAACTCGGCATTATCAGCAACGGACAAAATAACAGCAGCGCCATTGTCACGCCGCAGCCAAGCTCATGCTTGTACATCTGCCAGCATTGTCTCGTGCACCTGGGCGACATCG CACGCTACCGCAACCAGACCAGCCAGGCAGAGTCGTACTACCGGCATGCCGCTCAGCTGGTCCCGTCCAATG GTCAGCCATATAACCAGTTGGCCATCCTGGCGTCCTCCAAAGGAGACCACCTGACCACCATCTTCTACTACTGCCGCAGCATCGCAGTCAAGTTTCCGTTCCCAGCAGCATCCACCAACCTGCAGAAGGCACTGTCCAAGGCTCTGGAAAG CCGCGAGGATGTGAGAAGCAAGTGGAGCGTGTCGGACTTCATCAAGGCCTTTGTCAAGTTCCACGGCTATGTGTACCTGGCCAAGGGTGTGGACCAGCTGGACACTCTAAGGGAGCGCCTGGAAGAGCACTTCCAG AGGCTGATCCTCCAGAAGGCCTTCAACTCTCAGCAGCTGGTCCACATCACCGTCATCAACCTGTTTGAGCTGCACCACCTTAGAGAGCTGGCAGCCGACGGCGCAGAGCAGCAGGCCAGCTGGTTCCAGCTGCTCGGCCTATTCA TGTCCTTCCTGGGGGTCATGTGCAGTTGGGTTCTGCACAACAAGAACCGGGATGAGGAGGTGGCTGGTGAGTGTCCTCTGCCGGCCATCAAAGTTTCTTTGGACTGGCTCAGGCTAAGACCCGGCGTGTTCCGCGAGGCCGCAGTGGACCAGAGGCAGCA TGTGTGGCCATGGCTGGTCTCCATCCTCAACAGCTTCCAGCCCAAAGACCACCATGTGTCCAGCTCCTCAG TGATGCCGCTGCCAGAAGAGTTTGAGCTTCAAGGCTTCCTGGCGCTTCGACCTGCTCTAAG GTCCCTGGACTTCACCATGGGTCACCAGGGCTTCCCAGCGGGCCGCGATGTTCTGCTTCTCCGCACCAGACATCAGAGGCTCATCACTTTGGGAAAGTGGGTTGCTGACAACCAACCCGA ATTGATACAATGTCGCCTTGGCGAAGACGGCCTCCTCCTCTTCATCACCGACATTCCCGAACAGGCCATTGAGGAGCCTCCAGAGAAGGAGCCGTGTGTGCTGCAGGAGGCCTCCAATGGAGAGCAGATCATCGGCGAGGGCGGGAACGCCCGTCTCAAGTCTGTGCTCTCGGGGGGAAAGGCTCAGAATTCGGGGTTGGATGGTGCTGACCGACCCGTCGTCACCTTCAAGGAAAACATCAAACCACGAGAACATAGCCACGAGCCGTCTGCCGTCCCTCATCAGAAAGATGGTGTAAAGGAGCGCCGTGATGTTGCCAAAGGCAATGGGATTTCTGGGAAAAGCGAGCTGAAGCGAGACGGGAAGAGGAAGTGTGACATGAAGAAAATTTGTCAGGAGAAAGTTGGAGATGCTGGAAAACAG gTGAAAGCTCAGACAGAATTGAGGAAGACTCCGGTCTCTGAGGCCAAGAAGACTGCTGCTAATCAAAGTCAAGCCACCTGCTCGTCCCAGTTTATCCCAATTCATCATCCTGGGGCCTTTCCACCGCTGCCTAGTCGACCTG GTTTCCCACCGTCGGCCTTCGTCATCCCTTCCCCTGTGGCGTTTCCGGGATTGCAAGTGAATTCGGGCTTCACTTTCCCTTCAGGGGTGTCCGCCCCGGGAACCTTCCTGCAGACGGCTGTGCACACGCAGACGGGCTCGCAGGTCCAGAGTGGAAAGCAATCCCACATTCCTTACAGTCAACAGAGGCCATCAGGTCCGACTCAGGGGCCGGGCTCCTCGGGCCAGGGTCCCGTGACCCCGGGCCCCCTCCAGGGCCAACAGTCTCCCACCAAGCCCGTCCAGCAGGTCGGGATGGGCAAAAGTCCGCCCCACCATTTGGGCCTGCAGCAG CCTTTCCTGCAGATCCAGGACCAGCAGATGTGGAGTCAAAGTCAAGCAGCGCTCCAAAAAATTCCGGCCATGCCGATGTCGCTAAAGCAGCATGCGTTCTACTTGGCACCTCAGGACCCCGTTAAAGTGTATGAGCACCACTTGGCGTCTCATACAGCCAACATAGACAAGAAGATGAAGTTCCCGCCCTATTGGGACCCCTCCTTCCGAATGGTTGATGGCCCGTCCTCCATGGCCGACAGGATGAAGAGGCCTCAGATGGTGGGTCCAAGGCAGGATGCCGGCGCACCCAGAGGACCTCTGTTTGAG CTACCAAACCAGACCAGGACGGAGAGCGGCCCGCAGGTGGGCAGCCATTCACCTTCCTTCCTACCCATGTCTGGCCTCCCCCTGCAG GAGTACAACCAGAACAGCATCTTCAGTCAGGCCTACGGGAAGAACCTGGCAGCCAGCGCAAAGCCTGACACTCCCATGATGCACCAGGAGCCATCACTCTACTCGCTCTTTGAGTATACACCCTGGTCCCCCTCCATCCACGCCAGCTCAG ATCACTCTACGCCGGCCAGTCAATCGCCTCATTCGTCCAACCCCAGCAGCCTGCCAAGCTCCCCGCCCACTCACAACCACATAGCCACGCCGTTCGGGCCCATCGGCACACCAGACAGCCGAGAGCGGCGCACGGTGGACCGCTGGAAGGCTGAGAAGCCAG GGGGATTAAGCGGCTTCGGTCTGGACTACCTGCAGGCCTCCTCTACTTCGGACAGCGGCTGGCACCAACCGCCTCCCGCCAAGAGCTCCTGGACCAATCAGGAGTCTCCAATGGAAGAGTCATCCTCCACAGTGCTGCTGGACAGCTTTAAG TCCATCTGGTCCAGCTCCATGATGCAGCCCGGCCCGTCGGCACTGGAGCAGCTGCTGCAGCAGCAAAAGCAGCAGCGAGGTCATGGCGCCATGAACCCGCCTCACTGA
- the smg7 gene encoding nonsense-mediated mRNA decay factor SMG7 isoform X2: MSLCSQYLRQAEAMKADITDSKLGVAEAWTSRQALQDLYQKMLVTDLEYALDKKVEQDLWNHAFKNQITTLQSQAKNRANPNRSEVQANLSLFLEAASGFYTQLLQELCTVFNVDLPCRVKSSQLGIISNGQNNSSAIVTPQPSSCLYICQHCLVHLGDIARYRNQTSQAESYYRHAAQLVPSNGQPYNQLAILASSKGDHLTTIFYYCRSIAVKFPFPAASTNLQKALSKALESREDVRSKWSVSDFIKAFVKFHGYVYLAKGVDQLDTLRERLEEHFQRLILQKAFNSQQLVHITVINLFELHHLRELAADGAEQQASWFQLLGLFMSFLGVMCSWVLHNKNRDEEVAGECPLPAIKVSLDWLRLRPGVFREAAVDQRQHVWPWLVSILNSFQPKDHHVSSSSVMPLPEEFELQGFLALRPALRSLDFTMGHQGFPAGRDVLLLRTRHQRLITLGKWVADNQPELIQCRLGEDGLLLFITDIPEQAIEEPPEKEPCVLQEASNGEQIIGEGGNARLKSVLSGGKAQNSGLDGADRPVVTFKENIKPREHSHEPSAVPHQKDGVKERRDVAKGNGISGKSELKRDGKRKCDMKKICQEKVGDAGKQVKAQTELRKTPVSEAKKTAANQSQATCSSQFIPIHHPGAFPPLPSRPGFPPSAFVIPSPVAFPGLQVNSGFTFPSGVSAPGTFLQTAVHTQTGSQVQSGKQSHIPYSQQRPSGPTQGPGSSGQGPVTPGPLQGQQSPTKPVQQVGMGKSPPHHLGLQQPFLQIQDQQMWSQSQAALQKIPAMPMSLKQHAFYLAPQDPVKVYEHHLASHTANIDKKMKFPPYWDPSFRMVDGPSSMADRMKRPQMVGPRQDAGAPRGPLFEDNKSLPLLPPDLLKTLADFEEEEELVFSKPPDFFQALASPLSTLPGPNIFLPNQTRTESGPQVGSHSPSFLPMSGLPLQEYNQNSIFSQAYGKNLAASAKPDTPMMHQEPSLYSLFEYTPWSPSIHASSDHSTPASQSPHSSNPSSLPSSPPTHNHIATPFGPIGTPDSRERRTVDRWKAEKPGGLSGFGLDYLQASSTSDSGWHQPPPAKSSWTNQESPMEESSSTVLLDSFKSIWSSSMMQPGPSALEQLLQQQKQQRGHGAMNPPH, from the exons ACTCCAAGCTGGGAGTAGCCGAGGCGTGGACGTCTCGCCAGGCTCTTCAGGACCTGTACCAGAAGATGCTGGTCACAGACCTGGAGTATGCCTTGGACAAGAAGGTGGAGCAGGACCT GTGGAACCACGCCTTCAAGAACCAGATCACCACCTTGCAGAGCCAGGCCAAAAACCGAGCCAATCCAAACCGCAGCGAGGTGCAGGCCAATCTCTCGTTGTTCTTGGAGGCGGCCAGCGGCTTTTACACTCAA TTGTTACAGGAGCTTTGCACCGTCTTCAACGTGGACCTGCCGTGTCGTGTCAAGTCGTCCCAACTCGGCATTATCAGCAACGGACAAAATAACAGCAGCGCCATTGTCACGCCGCAGCCAAGCTCATGCTTGTACATCTGCCAGCATTGTCTCGTGCACCTGGGCGACATCG CACGCTACCGCAACCAGACCAGCCAGGCAGAGTCGTACTACCGGCATGCCGCTCAGCTGGTCCCGTCCAATG GTCAGCCATATAACCAGTTGGCCATCCTGGCGTCCTCCAAAGGAGACCACCTGACCACCATCTTCTACTACTGCCGCAGCATCGCAGTCAAGTTTCCGTTCCCAGCAGCATCCACCAACCTGCAGAAGGCACTGTCCAAGGCTCTGGAAAG CCGCGAGGATGTGAGAAGCAAGTGGAGCGTGTCGGACTTCATCAAGGCCTTTGTCAAGTTCCACGGCTATGTGTACCTGGCCAAGGGTGTGGACCAGCTGGACACTCTAAGGGAGCGCCTGGAAGAGCACTTCCAG AGGCTGATCCTCCAGAAGGCCTTCAACTCTCAGCAGCTGGTCCACATCACCGTCATCAACCTGTTTGAGCTGCACCACCTTAGAGAGCTGGCAGCCGACGGCGCAGAGCAGCAGGCCAGCTGGTTCCAGCTGCTCGGCCTATTCA TGTCCTTCCTGGGGGTCATGTGCAGTTGGGTTCTGCACAACAAGAACCGGGATGAGGAGGTGGCTGGTGAGTGTCCTCTGCCGGCCATCAAAGTTTCTTTGGACTGGCTCAGGCTAAGACCCGGCGTGTTCCGCGAGGCCGCAGTGGACCAGAGGCAGCA TGTGTGGCCATGGCTGGTCTCCATCCTCAACAGCTTCCAGCCCAAAGACCACCATGTGTCCAGCTCCTCAG TGATGCCGCTGCCAGAAGAGTTTGAGCTTCAAGGCTTCCTGGCGCTTCGACCTGCTCTAAG GTCCCTGGACTTCACCATGGGTCACCAGGGCTTCCCAGCGGGCCGCGATGTTCTGCTTCTCCGCACCAGACATCAGAGGCTCATCACTTTGGGAAAGTGGGTTGCTGACAACCAACCCGA ATTGATACAATGTCGCCTTGGCGAAGACGGCCTCCTCCTCTTCATCACCGACATTCCCGAACAGGCCATTGAGGAGCCTCCAGAGAAGGAGCCGTGTGTGCTGCAGGAGGCCTCCAATGGAGAGCAGATCATCGGCGAGGGCGGGAACGCCCGTCTCAAGTCTGTGCTCTCGGGGGGAAAGGCTCAGAATTCGGGGTTGGATGGTGCTGACCGACCCGTCGTCACCTTCAAGGAAAACATCAAACCACGAGAACATAGCCACGAGCCGTCTGCCGTCCCTCATCAGAAAGATGGTGTAAAGGAGCGCCGTGATGTTGCCAAAGGCAATGGGATTTCTGGGAAAAGCGAGCTGAAGCGAGACGGGAAGAGGAAGTGTGACATGAAGAAAATTTGTCAGGAGAAAGTTGGAGATGCTGGAAAACAG gTGAAAGCTCAGACAGAATTGAGGAAGACTCCGGTCTCTGAGGCCAAGAAGACTGCTGCTAATCAAAGTCAAGCCACCTGCTCGTCCCAGTTTATCCCAATTCATCATCCTGGGGCCTTTCCACCGCTGCCTAGTCGACCTG GTTTCCCACCGTCGGCCTTCGTCATCCCTTCCCCTGTGGCGTTTCCGGGATTGCAAGTGAATTCGGGCTTCACTTTCCCTTCAGGGGTGTCCGCCCCGGGAACCTTCCTGCAGACGGCTGTGCACACGCAGACGGGCTCGCAGGTCCAGAGTGGAAAGCAATCCCACATTCCTTACAGTCAACAGAGGCCATCAGGTCCGACTCAGGGGCCGGGCTCCTCGGGCCAGGGTCCCGTGACCCCGGGCCCCCTCCAGGGCCAACAGTCTCCCACCAAGCCCGTCCAGCAGGTCGGGATGGGCAAAAGTCCGCCCCACCATTTGGGCCTGCAGCAG CCTTTCCTGCAGATCCAGGACCAGCAGATGTGGAGTCAAAGTCAAGCAGCGCTCCAAAAAATTCCGGCCATGCCGATGTCGCTAAAGCAGCATGCGTTCTACTTGGCACCTCAGGACCCCGTTAAAGTGTATGAGCACCACTTGGCGTCTCATACAGCCAACATAGACAAGAAGATGAAGTTCCCGCCCTATTGGGACCCCTCCTTCCGAATGGTTGATGGCCCGTCCTCCATGGCCGACAGGATGAAGAGGCCTCAGATGGTGGGTCCAAGGCAGGATGCCGGCGCACCCAGAGGACCTCTGTTTGAG GACAACAAGAGCTTGCCTCTTCTCCCTCCTGACCTCTTAAAAACTCTAGCTGATtttgaggaagaggaggagctcGTCTTTTCTAAGCCACCTGATTTCTTCCAGGCTTTGGCCAGCCCTCTTAGCACACTTCCTGGACCAAACATCTTT CTACCAAACCAGACCAGGACGGAGAGCGGCCCGCAGGTGGGCAGCCATTCACCTTCCTTCCTACCCATGTCTGGCCTCCCCCTGCAG GAGTACAACCAGAACAGCATCTTCAGTCAGGCCTACGGGAAGAACCTGGCAGCCAGCGCAAAGCCTGACACTCCCATGATGCACCAGGAGCCATCACTCTACTCGCTCTTTGAGTATACACCCTGGTCCCCCTCCATCCACGCCAGCTCAG ATCACTCTACGCCGGCCAGTCAATCGCCTCATTCGTCCAACCCCAGCAGCCTGCCAAGCTCCCCGCCCACTCACAACCACATAGCCACGCCGTTCGGGCCCATCGGCACACCAGACAGCCGAGAGCGGCGCACGGTGGACCGCTGGAAGGCTGAGAAGCCAG GGGGATTAAGCGGCTTCGGTCTGGACTACCTGCAGGCCTCCTCTACTTCGGACAGCGGCTGGCACCAACCGCCTCCCGCCAAGAGCTCCTGGACCAATCAGGAGTCTCCAATGGAAGAGTCATCCTCCACAGTGCTGCTGGACAGCTTTAAG TCCATCTGGTCCAGCTCCATGATGCAGCCCGGCCCGTCGGCACTGGAGCAGCTGCTGCAGCAGCAAAAGCAGCAGCGAGGTCATGGCGCCATGAACCCGCCTCACTGA